DNA from Nitrospira sp.:
CCGAGATGGTGCGTCGCAATGACCCACCAACCGATGGAAGCGGTTCGCTTGAGCTTCTCCTCTGCCCCCAGCGTCGTGTACCGCATCATCTTGCGGATGTGATGGTTGACGGTGGGCATGCTGTAGTGGTCGAAGGGCTCGCGAAGCCGCTCCCGCCGCCCGCTGAGGTGAAAGTTTTCGTGCAGCCGCACGTCGTCGTACCGGCCGGCGGTCTTGCGAAACAGCCGTAACTGATAGTCGGGATATAGCCCTCCGCCTTGAATCCATTTCCCGTAAAAAAAGTTCCGCCTGGGAATCTCATAGCCTCCGATGTCCGCGGCAGGGCCTGCTGCCAGGAGGGCCTGAATCTCCCGTCGCAATCCGTCGGTGATCCGTTCGTCCGCATCCACGACGAGGATCCAATCCGCGTCCGCGTGATCGATCCCGAAGTTTTTCTGCGGGCCATACCCTGGCCAGGGACGGACGAATACGCGAGACGTGTAGCGCCTCGCTATCTCAACCGTCCGATCCCGGCTCTCCGCATCTACCACGATGGTCTCGTCGGCCCAACGCACCGACTCGAGACAGGCCGCGATGTTTGCCTCTTCATCCTTCGTAATCACCACCGCCGCAACCGTCATCGCGCTGCCCCCTCATCCGTTCACAATGACACCTAACGATGGCCCTGTTTCGCCGGCGCGACCGGACTCCCTTGCAACGCCTCGCCCTGCAGTTCCCAAAACCGCGCGTACTTGATGAACGTGTAATAGGCATAGAGCCCGGACAGAATGAGGCCCGGCACCCCGTCCAGACAACCCTTGCGCCCGATATACATCTTCAGGAATGTGAAGCAGGGATGCGACAGCAATTGGTGCCATGAAAAGACCCGCCCCTGCTCGACCATCCGTCGCGCCATCAGATCGGAATACCGTTCCTGCTTCGCCAAGTAATGGTCGATGTCGCGAAACGGGAACTGCAGGGCGGCAGCAGTCAGGTGGCCGATCTTTCCGTCCAGGTCGAAGCTCTCATGGACCAGTTCGTCCCGATAGCGGAGGCGGCTCTTGCGGAACAACTGCGGCTGCCGGTAATCCGGGTACCATCCGCAATGTTTGATCCATCGCCCGAGAAAATAATTTTTGCGTGGCACGAAGTAGGCATCCGCCTCCGGACCGGCATCCAGCACCAGTCTGATTTCGTTCCGTAACTCCGGCGTCGCCCGCTCATCTGTATCCAGACTGAACACCCAGTCGTGTTTGGCATGCGCGATGGCCTCGTTCCGCAAACGCCCGAACCCGTGGAATTCTTGCTGATACACCTTGTCGGTGAACTCGCGGCTGATCCGCTCGGTGGCGTCGGTGCTGTGGGAATCGACCACGATGAGTTCATCGGCCCAGGTGACGGATTCCAGGCAGGCCCTCATATTGGGCTCATCATTATAGGCGATGACCACGGCCGAGACCGGTACATGACTCACAGCGACAGTTCCTTCTCAAACGGCTTCGACGACCCCTGCTACCTTCATGGGCCAAACAGCAACGACCCCGTCACAACCGCGACCCGAACTCCCGCCAGGACCAGAGGCGATTGGAGTCGAGCGCCGTATTCGACACTTCATACAACGCCATCAACTCCCGATAGCGAGAGGCGGCGAGTCGTCGTTCGCCCTCCTGGTTTTCCGGCAGGGGTACGAAGTCCAGACCGGCCTCTTGAAACGTCTCCGTCAGAAACGAATACAAGAGCAGCCCTTCGCGACCGGCCAACCCGACCAGATTGTCATAGACACTCGTGAGATAGGCCACATGGTCTGGCAGACAGTCATGCACAAGTGTGCAGGTGAGGTCGCGTCCCGCGAAGGGCGCCACAGCCGGCAAGAGCCCGTTCAAGGCCAGCAGGGTCGGGGCGATGTCAACCTGGCTGGCGATCGTCGAGACCGTCCTGGGCCGGTAGGTGGCCGGTGTGCGCAACGACTCGTCCATCCAGATCAGCAGCGGTGAGGCGAAGTGTCCGGCCTTCCGCTCCACCTCGGTGCTCCCGATCGGCTCATGCCGTCCATGGTCGCCCAAGATCACGACGACCGTATTGCGCAGGAGCCCCTCACGAACCAGCTTGGTGAACACCCGCTCCAATTCGAGATCCGTATACCGTAACGCCGCCACATACTGGTCTTGCACCTGCTGTTGAAGCGCGCGGACCTCGGCATGGTGTGCCGGAGCCGTAAAGGGGTGGTGCGTCGTCAAGGTGAGGGTGGCGAGAAAGAACGGCCTGCCCTCCGCCTGGCGCCTCTTGATCCGCTCATAACAGAGATCGAAGAGCGCGCCGTCCACGATGCCCAGCCCTGCCCGCTCCGCATCAGGCGGAAAGTCGCTCTCATCCAATAACTGCTGCAGGCCGTTTCGCGACAAGAATGTTTGGAGCCGGTTCAGGTCCCGATGCTGTCCGATCACCATGTCCGTGCTGTAGTCCCGACGCTGCAAGAGGGACGGCAGGCAGAGATAGTCATGGGCATAACGGGTCTTCATCGCGGAGGCCCCATGCCGCGGGTAGGTGCTGCAGAGGGTGGCAAAGAGGCCCCTGGACGTCTGAACGCCGTTGGAGAAAAAATTCTCAAAATAGACGCTGTCGTCTTTCAGGCGATCCAGAAACGGCGTTCCCCGGACCTCACCATAGGTCTGTCCGAGATAACGGCGGTCCAACCCTTCCAGAAATATGATCATGACATTGGCCGGCTTGGATAACCGGATGCTGTCCGGAGCGACCGCGAGGGAGCGAACCAAGGGATACCGTTGGTCGGCAAACAGCTCGCCCGGTCCCAGTAGGCGCTGTGCCGTGCGGACAGCCTCTTCGTACGGCATGGCTTCGGCGCTTGCCCGCCGCTCCATCGACCCTCGCGACACCCAGGCCACTCGTAACGCCTCGCCGGCGAACAGGATCGGATTCTGGGCCAGCGTGTAGTAGACCGTACTCCCGATGTGGGCGATACGAATGCCGTAGGGACCGGAAGGGTGGAACCCGGCCCCGCCGCCGACCAGACAGAGGCACAAGAGGGCGTTCGCCTGAAAGCCGGAACCTGGTCTCCATCGCGAGAGAGCCGGGACGACGGCGACGGAGAATCCCCACCACCACAATCCGATCCCTACAGCCTGGACGGCCAGAAAGAGCGCCACTCGCTTGGCCCACTTTCCACCGGCCTCCAACTCCGCGCCGGTTTGCTTGACGGCCTGCACGTTGGTCTCCTCCGGCGTCGCCGCGGGCGAAACGAGATCGCCGAGGTACTCCAGAAACACGAAGTCCATATGTTGCCGGTTGAAGCCGTAGTACCCCATATCGACGGCCAAGAGCAGGAACAACAAGAGTCCGCAGGCGGCGCAACTCACGTGCAGCGCCCGCTTGAACGACAGGGCAAAGGGCCGAACAGCACCAAGCCACCGCGACCATCCATTGATCAGCAACGCCCATGCCCCCGCGCCTGCCAGACCCAACAGCAACGCGAACGTCGCGGTGATGAAATCTCCCCGCACCCCGACGGCGAGGGCCTTCAGAAGCAGGGAGGGGGTCGGCGTTTCCTGGGCGATCGCGTCACGGAGCAGGAACACCCGTTCCGCCGTCTGCATCACGACGAACAGGATCCACCAGAAGAGCACGCTCTTGCGGATCGACGCCCGCGCTTCGGTCCATCCTGTCATCATGACGCCGCCACCCGTCGATAGACGCGTTCCAACTCATCCACCATCCGGTCGATCGAGTAGGACCGTTCGACCGTCTGACGGCCGCGCCGGCCCATCGCCGCGCGAAGCTCGGGATCGCCCAGGAGGCGGCAAATCCGGTCGGCCAAGGCATCGGCGTCACGCGGCGGCACGATGAATCCCGACTCGCCGTCCGCCACGACATCGGGAATCGATCCGGTGGTCGTGGAGACGACCGGTAGCCCGATCGCCAACGCCTGCATCAACACCTGCGGGATCGTGTCGCCTTCGATCGTGGGAATCACGAAGAGATCCAACGACCGGAACACATCCAGCAGGTCGTCGCGAAACCCCAACATGCGGACCTCGGTCGTCAATCCAAGGCGTTCGATCTGGGCGCGGATGTTCTGCTCCTCCGGCCCTTCTCCCACGATGAGGAAGACCACGCCTTGCTGCTGCTTCAGGACCTTGGCCGCGGCCTCGACGAAATAGCGATGCCCCTTGTAGTCCCGCAGGTAGGAAATGAGCCCGACGAGTTTGTGGCCGGGAAGAATCCCGAGTTCGGCCCTGATATCGTGCCGGGGCTTGGCGGGAGAAAAATATTCCACATCCAGCCCGATGGGAAAGGCCGCCACACGGTCCGGCGCCAACCCGTCCCGCCGGATGAGGTCCTGCCGGTTCCGCTCTCCGCCGGTCACGATGACCAGGTCGAAGAGGCGCCGGTACAACAAATGCGTCGCCACATTGTCGGTGAGGGGCGCGGAAATGTGGCGCGTGCGGATGACTTTCGGACGCGGATCGACCAGGCGGGCCGACAGCACCGCGATCCAACTGTCGCGCGAGCTGTTCACATGGACGATCTCGGGGCGTTCCCGCTTCAGCAATCGTCGAAAGGCGAAGATTGAGAAGGGCAGACGCCACTGTTGCATCACGAAGGGCTCGACCGGCAAGCCACGTTCCCTGGCCATCGCCATGATGGGACTGTCCGGCTCCAAGACCAGCAGCAGACGATGGCCTCGTTTCACTAATCGTTCGGCATGCAGCAGCACGGCCAGTTCCTGCCCTCCTACCGCCCTGCTGGATTCCGCAATCATAATGTTCACGACGTTCGTGGCCTCGGTGATCGGTCAAGTTGTTGTTCGACGGCGCGAACGACCTGCTCCGGCCGTACTCCGGTCAAACATTCCAGGGTGACGGCGCGGGAACAGCGTCGTTGGAAACAGGGGCTGCAGTCCACCGCGTGCGATAGGACGAGATGTCCCCTGCCGTAGGGCCCCGTCCTGAGCGGGTCGGTCGGCCCGAACAGGGCCACCACCGGCGTCCCCACCGCCGCAGCGATGTGCATCGGCCCGGAATCGTTCGTCACCAGCACGGCAGCCCGCCGCAACAGGCCGGGCAGCAAGCGTACAGGGGTCTGTCCCGTGAGATCAACCGCTTTCCTCCGCATGAGCGAGATCACCGCTTGCGAGTCCGGCCGTTCGGCCGGCCCTCCGATGAACAGGATCGGCAATGCCCGTGCCTGAGACAACCGGTCCGCCGCTTCGGCAAAATGTTGCGGAGGCCAGCGCTTGGTCTCCCAGCGGGCGGATACGTTCATGGCGATCCAGGACGAAGCAGGTGTCACGCCGGCTCCGGCAAGCAGGCCCTCCAGGGCCTGCCGATCTTCCGGACGATCGACGAATTCGAAGCGCGGCTCAGCCGGACGCTCCGCACCGAGCGCCTCCGCCACCAACAGGTACCGATCGATCGCATGCATCGAGACGGTGGGCACCGCGACCCTTTGTGTATAAAAGAGCGAACCGCCCTCACGCGCATTGGCAAATCCGATCCGCCTGCCGCAGCCGGTCAACCAGGCCATGGCTCCGCTTCTGAAAAGCCCTTGCAGATCGACGACCAGATCGAAGCGGGCCGCGCGCAGGCCAGGCACCTGCCCCAGCCAGCCCCTCACCCCCTGCTCCACCGCACAGACACGATCGACGCCGCGGATGACCTCCACCAACGGCGCCCATTGCCGCTTCACCAGCCAGGTGACCTCGGCTTGGGGAAAACGCGTGCGCAAGGCGGTCAAGGTCGGCATCGCATGCACGATGTCGCCGAGCGAACTCGGTTTGATGAGCAGGAGTCTGCGTAGGGAATCGGTCATTCGACTACCAGGGGCGATGCTCGATCAGGGACGTGCGCCGGCGGTGTTTAGCCCGCGCAACGCATGGGCGAGAATCCATTCAACCGCTTGGGGCAAGGCCTCTGCCACATGGTCCGGCGGGAGGCCACGGGCCGTCAGATCGGCCAGGGCCTCCGTTCCCGATGGTCCGGTCATGACCAACAGGCTCTGCGCGCCTACTTGTCTCGCCAACTCGACATCGCGGGCGCTGTCCCCGATGACGTAGGAACGGCTCAGGTCCACCTGCAATTCAGCGATGGCCCGATCGACCATAGCCCGGGCGGGCTTGCGGCAATTGCATCGATCATCCGGATGGTGCGGGCAAAAATACAGCCCGTCCAGCACGACGCCGTCCTCCGCCAACAACGACCGTAGCCTGGCATGGATGGCCTCGAGATCCGTGGAGGTAAAGTATCCCCTGCCCACGCCGGACTGATTCGTCACGACAACCAGACGCGCGCCGGCCTGTTTGAGCCTGGCCAGAGCCGCCCCCACTCCCGGCAGTAATTTCATTTCAGCTGGTGATTTGACGTAACCGGTATCCTCATTCAATGTGCCGTCACGATCCAGAAATACGGTGACCCCCGCGAGCGACTCGGGCAACACATTGCACCGGGTCTGTTCCGCTTCGACCTGAAGAGGAGCAATGAGCGGCAGGTGCTGCGCCGCCGCGCCATACACCTGTTCCACCGTCACACCGGTCATGCAGCGATGGTCGATGGGACATTCCCGCAGCAGGCAGGGCGCGCAGGAAACCGGTTGCCGGACCAGTTTGGCGCCGACTCCAAACGGCGACGTCGTCTGCCAGTCGGTCGGACCGAAGACGGCCACCAGCGGAACCTTGAACGCTGCCGCCACATGCATGGGCCCCGTATCGTTCGTCAGAAACAGTTGGCAACGTTTCACCAGCGCCATCAACTCCCGCACCGTCGTCCGGCCGGAACAGACGACCGTGCAGGCCTTGACCTGCCGGGCGATGGCTTGCCCCAACGCTTCTTCGCCCTTGGCGCCCAGGATCACCACCCCGACTCCGGCCCCCGCTTGAGCCTGCACCTCTTGCGCGACGCGATTGACGACCTCCGCATAGCGGTCCGGCAACCAGCGCTTGGCCTGGCCGTAGGTCGAACCGGGATTCAGGCCGATGACGAGATCAGACGCGCCGATCCCTGCATCGGCCAAGCGCCTGCCGATCGCAGCAGATTCTTCCAGCGTGACGAAAAGACGTGGTGCGGGCGGAGCACCCTGGCCTCCCAGAGACTTCAACAAATCCCAATAATACTCGACCTGATGTTTCCGACTGCTCCTGGACGGCACGGAGACCGGGTTCGTCAGCAACAGACCCCTGCCGTCCGTGGCATAGCCGCAGCGTCGTGGGATGCCGGCGAGGAAACTGATCAAGGCCGCTTCAAACGCATTCTGAAACAAAATGGCCAGATCGAATCGATGGCGGCGCAACAGGCCCGCCAGGATCCACTTCCCAGTCAGACCGGCATGGCGTCCTCGATCGTCGTACACCAACGTCCGATTCACCGCCGGGTGCTGTGCCAACAGGTCGGCGATCGCCGGCTTCACCAGCAACGTGATTTCGGCCTGCGGGAAAATCTTCCGCACCTGACTTAAGGCAGGCTCGCACATCACCGCGTCCCCCAGCCAGTTCGGCCCGCGGACGACGATGCGCTGAATCCCTTCCTTACGCATGCCCTTCCCTCGGAAGCGGCGGCACAGTAAGCCGCAATAGCCGCTCCAGTTGATCCTGCCCGGTCAGGATCTCCGTCCGGAGCCGGACGGCCCAGCAGAAATCATTGGAGTTCAGAAACGGCGCCACCTTGCCGGCATCCTTTTCGGTCGTCACCAACAGGTCCGTCCCACATTGATTCGCCCTGGCCCGAATGGTCTCGACCATGGCCTCGGTATAGTGTACATGGTCGGGAAATGCCAGCGCCTCCGCCACCCTCACGCCCAGCCCCGCCACCAAGGCATGAAAAGACTGCGCATTGCCGATCCCGCTGAAGAGCACAGCCGGGCGACCATGGAACGCTTCCAGCGGCCGCCGCTCATCTCCACCGACGCGCCGAAACTCCTCGGCCGGAAACCCCACAAGAATCGGCGGCGGAAGCGAGCCGCAGGCCTGGAGCAGGAGACGCCGCACCGGTTCCGCTGCCTGCTCATTGTCCGTCCTGGTGATCAGGACGGCGCCGGCCCGCGCCACCGCCGAGAGCGGCTCCCTCAAGCGCCCGATCGGCAATGCAGCCTGAATGCCGGCGAGGTCCGTGGCGTCCAGCAGCAGCAGATTCACGTCGCGGTGGAGCTGCAGATGTTGAAACCCGTCATCCAACAGGAAACAATCCACCGG
Protein-coding regions in this window:
- a CDS encoding Glycosyl transferase, group 2 family, with product MSHVPVSAVVIAYNDEPNMRACLESVTWADELIVVDSHSTDATERISREFTDKVYQQEFHGFGRLRNEAIAHAKHDWVFSLDTDERATPELRNEIRLVLDAGPEADAYFVPRKNYFLGRWIKHCGWYPDYRQPQLFRKSRLRYRDELVHESFDLDGKIGHLTAAALQFPFRDIDHYLAKQERYSDLMARRMVEQGRVFSWHQLLSHPCFTFLKMYIGRKGCLDGVPGLILSGLYAYYTFIKYARFWELQGEALQGSPVAPAKQGHR
- a CDS encoding Sulfatase; translation: MMTGWTEARASIRKSVLFWWILFVVMQTAERVFLLRDAIAQETPTPSLLLKALAVGVRGDFITATFALLLGLAGAGAWALLINGWSRWLGAVRPFALSFKRALHVSCAACGLLLFLLLAVDMGYYGFNRQHMDFVFLEYLGDLVSPAATPEETNVQAVKQTGAELEAGGKWAKRVALFLAVQAVGIGLWWWGFSVAVVPALSRWRPGSGFQANALLCLCLVGGGAGFHPSGPYGIRIAHIGSTVYYTLAQNPILFAGEALRVAWVSRGSMERRASAEAMPYEEAVRTAQRLLGPGELFADQRYPLVRSLAVAPDSIRLSKPANVMIIFLEGLDRRYLGQTYGEVRGTPFLDRLKDDSVYFENFFSNGVQTSRGLFATLCSTYPRHGASAMKTRYAHDYLCLPSLLQRRDYSTDMVIGQHRDLNRLQTFLSRNGLQQLLDESDFPPDAERAGLGIVDGALFDLCYERIKRRQAEGRPFFLATLTLTTHHPFTAPAHHAEVRALQQQVQDQYVAALRYTDLELERVFTKLVREGLLRNTVVVILGDHGRHEPIGSTEVERKAGHFASPLLIWMDESLRTPATYRPRTVSTIASQVDIAPTLLALNGLLPAVAPFAGRDLTCTLVHDCLPDHVAYLTSVYDNLVGLAGREGLLLYSFLTETFQEAGLDFVPLPENQEGERRLAASRYRELMALYEVSNTALDSNRLWSWREFGSRL
- a CDS encoding Glycosyl transferase, group 1, which produces MIAESSRAVGGQELAVLLHAERLVKRGHRLLLVLEPDSPIMAMARERGLPVEPFVMQQWRLPFSIFAFRRLLKRERPEIVHVNSSRDSWIAVLSARLVDPRPKVIRTRHISAPLTDNVATHLLYRRLFDLVIVTGGERNRQDLIRRDGLAPDRVAAFPIGLDVEYFSPAKPRHDIRAELGILPGHKLVGLISYLRDYKGHRYFVEAAAKVLKQQQGVVFLIVGEGPEEQNIRAQIERLGLTTEVRMLGFRDDLLDVFRSLDLFVIPTIEGDTIPQVLMQALAIGLPVVSTTTGSIPDVVADGESGFIVPPRDADALADRICRLLGDPELRAAMGRRGRQTVERSYSIDRMVDELERVYRRVAAS
- a CDS encoding Lipopolysaccharide core heptosyltransferase I, producing MTDSLRRLLLIKPSSLGDIVHAMPTLTALRTRFPQAEVTWLVKRQWAPLVEVIRGVDRVCAVEQGVRGWLGQVPGLRAARFDLVVDLQGLFRSGAMAWLTGCGRRIGFANAREGGSLFYTQRVAVPTVSMHAIDRYLLVAEALGAERPAEPRFEFVDRPEDRQALEGLLAGAGVTPASSWIAMNVSARWETKRWPPQHFAEAADRLSQARALPILFIGGPAERPDSQAVISLMRRKAVDLTGQTPVRLLPGLLRRAAVLVTNDSGPMHIAAAVGTPVVALFGPTDPLRTGPYGRGHLVLSHAVDCSPCFQRRCSRAVTLECLTGVRPEQVVRAVEQQLDRSPRPRTS
- a CDS encoding ADP-heptose--lipooligosaccharide heptosyltransferase II (D-glycero-beta-D-manno-heptose-1,7-bisphosphate 7-phosphatase), coding for MRKEGIQRIVVRGPNWLGDAVMCEPALSQVRKIFPQAEITLLVKPAIADLLAQHPAVNRTLVYDDRGRHAGLTGKWILAGLLRRHRFDLAILFQNAFEAALISFLAGIPRRCGYATDGRGLLLTNPVSVPSRSSRKHQVEYYWDLLKSLGGQGAPPAPRLFVTLEESAAIGRRLADAGIGASDLVIGLNPGSTYGQAKRWLPDRYAEVVNRVAQEVQAQAGAGVGVVILGAKGEEALGQAIARQVKACTVVCSGRTTVRELMALVKRCQLFLTNDTGPMHVAAAFKVPLVAVFGPTDWQTTSPFGVGAKLVRQPVSCAPCLLRECPIDHRCMTGVTVEQVYGAAAQHLPLIAPLQVEAEQTRCNVLPESLAGVTVFLDRDGTLNEDTGYVKSPAEMKLLPGVGAALARLKQAGARLVVVTNQSGVGRGYFTSTDLEAIHARLRSLLAEDGVVLDGLYFCPHHPDDRCNCRKPARAMVDRAIAELQVDLSRSYVIGDSARDVELARQVGAQSLLVMTGPSGTEALADLTARGLPPDHVAEALPQAVEWILAHALRGLNTAGARP
- a CDS encoding tetraacyldisaccharide 4'-kinase produces the protein MTAGTLSVRLRSWLRWVGYPYELAARVRSWCYEQGWFRTQRLPRPVISVGNLTMGGTGKTPVVMYLVERLVAQSIRVAVLSRGYRRRSNAPQLLVSDGRQVLVGPEEAGDEPYLIARRCPQAVVAVGADRSALGQWVLTRLPVDCFLLDDGFQHLQLHRDVNLLLLDATDLAGIQAALPIGRLREPLSAVARAGAVLITRTDNEQAAEPVRRLLLQACGSLPPPILVGFPAEEFRRVGGDERRPLEAFHGRPAVLFSGIGNAQSFHALVAGLGVRVAEALAFPDHVHYTEAMVETIRARANQCGTDLLVTTEKDAGKVAPFLNSNDFCWAVRLRTEILTGQDQLERLLRLTVPPLPREGHA